The following DNA comes from Alphaproteobacteria bacterium.
TCCTGGGAGGCTATCCTTAATTGCTTCCCATTGGTCATCCCTTAAATCATACAACTTTCAACTCCTTTTCTTATTATTAGAAGTTCAGTATATCATAAAAAAAATTAAATGTCGACACTACCTAAGCTCTGGTGGATCATGCAGGACTGGATCCTCGCGCCTTCGCTTCCTCCTACGCACTACGTGCTTCGGCGGACTCGGCTCAGGATGACAAATCTAACGCCAGTTCATACATCTACGTTACAACTTTAATCTTACTGCTTGGCTTTTTCATCTTGGTACTTCAAGATGAGTGGCATTTGGAATCCGCTGAAAATCAGAGTCAAAGGCATAATACCAAAAACTTTAAAACTTGCCCAAAAATCTGTTGAAAAATTACGCCAGACAACTTCATTCACAATAGCGAGGAAAATAAAAAAGACTGCCCAGCGCATTGTGAGAATTTCCCAGCCCTTTTCTTGCAATGGCAACATAGCACCCATAATGTATTTCAAGATGTTCTTTTTTGTAAAATAGCCCCAAAAAAGAACAATGCCAAAAAATAAATTCACAATTGTTGGCTTCAGTTTAATAAAAAGATCATCATGGAGCACCAAAGTGAGCCCACCAAAAATCGTCACAAACACACAGCTAATCAAAGGTACAATCGGCCATTTTTTTTCAAGACGAAAGAAAAAGAAAACAGAGATGAGCGTTGAAATCATCAAAAGTGCCGTTCCCCAATAAATACCACCCAACCAATTTGCCAGAAAAAATATCAAGAGAGGGCCAGCTTCAAGAGCAAATTTTAAAATAGGAGACATCAGATATATTCCTTCGTAAGATTAATATTATTGGAAAGCCGGTTCAAAGAAGCTACGTAACTTCCGGGAATGTAATGTTTCTAACATATGCTCCTTCAGATAGTCAATGGCTCTAATACCAATTCTCAAATGTTGGGCCACTTGTTCTTTATAAAAGCGATTGGCCATGCCTGGTAATTTAATCTCACCCTGCAATGGCTTATCAGACACACAAAGCAATGTCCCATAAGGAACTCTGAAGCGAAAACCATTGGCTGCAATGGTTGCAGACTCCATATCAAGAGCAATGGCTCTATTTTGAGAAAACTTCTGAATCAAACGCCGATGCTCATCAAGTTCCCAATTGCGATTGTCGGTTGTCACAACCGTTCCAGTACGCATAATACTTTTCAATTCATAGCCTCTTTTACCCGTTATATCGCCAACAGCCGTTTCAAGAGCGACCTGAATCTCCGACAAAGCAGGAAGCGGAATATGAGGCGGCAAATGATCATCCAGAACATGATCCTCACGCACATAAGCATGCGCAAGTGCGTAATCTCCAAGCTTTTGTGAAGCGCGTAAGCCA
Coding sequences within:
- a CDS encoding septation protein A, with amino-acid sequence MSPILKFALEAGPLLIFFLANWLGGIYWGTALLMISTLISVFFFFRLEKKWPIVPLISCVFVTIFGGLTLVLHDDLFIKLKPTIVNLFFGIVLFWGYFTKKNILKYIMGAMLPLQEKGWEILTMRWAVFFIFLAIVNEVVWRNFSTDFWASFKVFGIMPLTLIFSGFQMPLILKYQDEKAKQ